TGAGGCCGGGCTTTCCCTCCGCCGATGAAGTCAGCGTCGAGCTGGGCCGCAATCCCAACTACTTCGGACAGCACGAGTCCAACGCCGTCCACTTCGGCCGGGACAATCTCCACGAGTGGCTCTGGCTCTGGGACCGCATGGCCTTGCCGCGCGAGCTGTTTTTGGAAATCGCCGAGCGGAGGCACGGCATCCCGCGCGGGGATCCCGCCTATCTCTTGGCAGAGGCCCTGGAGGGGAGGAGCCTCGAGCAGGTCCAGGCGGAGAGCGAGATCAGCACCAAGACCCTGAGCGCCATTCTTCAGCAGCGCAACAATCTGGTGACGCCGGCGAGCCTGCTCAGCCTCAAGGAGGCCCTGCCGCGCCTGGACGCGGCGCGCCTTTACCTGCACTACTACCCGGAGCTGCCGTATTTCTTCCCGGAGCTCTCCGGCGCCGGCGAGCCCAGCCTGCGGGTCGATCCGCAGCGGTTGCCGGAAATATTCCGCCGCTTCCACTTGGGCGAGGCCCTGTTCGCCCACCGCATGAACGCCGACCCTCCGCTCAGCAGCGTCGAGCTCGCCGAGCGCCTGGGCTGGGACAACCCCACGGTCGGCCGCCACGAGCGGCAATTCTCGCGCATCGAGGACGACGCCGGCCTGCGGCGCCTCTCCGAGGTCCTGGGCCTGAATCCCGGCGAGCTCTACCTTTATTTCCGGCCGGAGGTCCTGCGGCTCTTTCCCCTGCGGGACCCCGCGGGCGAGCCGTGGACGCTCTCGGAGGAGGCCTATCGGGCGCTGCTTTCCTCCAATCACGGGAGCTACGATCGCCACAACCTGCGCCGCCGCCTCTCGCCGGAGATCCTCCGGCTGCCCGCCCAGCAGGACGAGAACGGAAACATCGACCCGGTGCTGACTTTGGCTCGGGCTCACGGGCTGGAGACCGGCCAGGCCCAGAAGCTGTTGGACCCGGCGCGGCCGCTCAGCGACGCCGACCTACGGTGGCTCGCGGAGCGCTTCCCGCGGCTTTCCTACCGCGAGTGGTACGAGCACTTTCACCGCGCCGAGCTCGCCTTCTTCCTGGGGCGGCGTGAGGACGGCGCCATCGACTATCGTCTCCCGGAGGGCCTGGACTTCGCGGGTCTGGAGCGCTTGGACCTGGTCTCGCGCATCGAGGCGCGCTCGCGCGAGGCCGGGGGCGCCGTGCCCCTGTCGGTCCTGCGCAGCCTGCGCAAGAGCGGGAACCCCGGCGAGCGCAGCCTGGTGCAGATTTCCCGCTGGACGGGGCTGGACCGGAGGCTCTTATTCCTGTATTTCCGCCGGGAAGATTTGAGGCCGTTTTTGGAAGGCCGGGGTCCGGCTGCTTCCGAGGGCCGCGAATGAAGGATGAATACCGCAGCGGCATGGCGGGATAGGGTTCTTCGGACAAGTTTTAGCATGAACCAAGGAAAGGTTTTTGGGGCATCATGGAATTACTCTCCGCAGCTTCTAGCTCTCGCTTGGACGCCGCCGCCCGAGCGGAAATCCAATCGCTTCAACATGAGACCGACCCGGCCTTGGCCGCCGAGGCCTGGCTGGCCTTCGCGGGGCGGCAGGAGCAAGCCGGTCGGATCGAAACCGCCGCCGAGATATATGCCAACGCCGTAGGGGCCGTTCCCCCCTTAACGGGGGACAAGCGCGAACGGCCCCTACAACGTAGCGCTCAGGCGCGACTTGATGCCATCCTCGGCGGCGGTCCGTTCGGTGCCCGCTTCGAATTTCTCGCGCGAAATTTCGCCGCCCAGGCCGCCGATCCCGCGATGCTGGCGGGGATGGGTGCCGCCGCGACCGTCTCCTCGCTTGTCCGCCTGGGCGCCTTGTCGCGCCTGGTCGCGGCGCCGACGGCGAACCTCCTGATGCGCGGCGCGGGCGCCCGCTGGCTTGCCGCCGGCGCGGCCTTCGCGCCCGAGGTGGGCGCCTTCTGGGGCGCGAGCCGGCTCGCCAACGCCGCCCTGGGGCGCGAGCAGGCCTGGGACGCGCGCAGTGTCTCCCGCGAGTTTGCGAGCCTGGGCCTCGGTCTCGGTCTTTTGAAACTGGGCGGCTGGGCGAGTCGCGGCCTCTTCGACCGCGTCCACGGCATCGATCCTATGGGCGGGGCGGCGGGCCTCCCCGCGCTGACGCGCTGGTCGCGTCCGCTGGCCGAGCAGGCCGGCCTCTTTGCCGGCATCGGCCTGGCCCACTCTCTCGAGACGCGGCTGGGCCTGCGCCCCGCCGGTTCCGCGGGGAGTTTTTGGAGCGATTCGCTCGCGACCTTGCTGCAGTTCCACGTCGGCGGCCGCTTAAGCCGGGAGCTCCTGGGCCCGCGGCATGCGGCCTGGATGCAGGGGCTCGCGCTGCGGACCCGCGGCCTGGAGGCGCCGAGGACCGCGGGCGGCGGCGGGTCCCTGGAAGGCATGGACGGGGGACTAGGGATTTTTTTCCAAGCGGCGACGCCGGAGGGTCTGCGGCTGCCAGTGCCGCGTCCCGAAGTGGGTCCGCGAATTTCCAACGTCGCGATGATGTCCCATCTCGAGGGCGACACGAGAAATCTCGTCCCCTCGGGTTCGGGAGGAGCCAGGCGCTGGGAAAGCAACGGCTCCGCGGAGCAGCAGCGTCGCCTGATCGTCCGGGTCGGCGTCGAGCGTCGAATTGAGGCCGGTGATCCCGAGTATTTCACGCCCGAGCGCCTGGGCATGCTGCCCTCGCGGCTGCGCCGCGGCTTCTTCACCCGCTCCGAGCACGCCCGTATCCAGCACGCCATCCGCCGCTACTTGAACGAGCGCGGCTTGCAGACCTTCCCCCTCGACCATCCCCTGGTTCAGGAGCGCATCGCGCAGCTTTGGCGCAACCCCCGCGCCGGCGCGGCCTTCTCCGAGCGCCTCGAGGGGACGCTGCGCGAGATCGAGCGGGCGAAGGAGTCCCTGGCCTCGATGAGCTTCGCGGACGGCACGCGCTTCGAGCCTTCGCGGTTCCGTC
The Deltaproteobacteria bacterium PRO3 genome window above contains:
- a CDS encoding pyridoxal-phosphate dependent enzyme, with amino-acid sequence MELLSAASSSRLDAAARAEIQSLQHETDPALAAEAWLAFAGRQEQAGRIETAAEIYANAVGAVPPLTGDKRERPLQRSAQARLDAILGGGPFGARFEFLARNFAAQAADPAMLAGMGAAATVSSLVRLGALSRLVAAPTANLLMRGAGARWLAAGAAFAPEVGAFWGASRLANAALGREQAWDARSVSREFASLGLGLGLLKLGGWASRGLFDRVHGIDPMGGAAGLPALTRWSRPLAEQAGLFAGIGLAHSLETRLGLRPAGSAGSFWSDSLATLLQFHVGGRLSRELLGPRHAAWMQGLALRTRGLEAPRTAGGGGSLEGMDGGLGIFFQAATPEGLRLPVPRPEVGPRISNVAMMSHLEGDTRNLVPSGSGGARRWESNGSAEQQRRLIVRVGVERRIEAGDPEYFTPERLGMLPSRLRRGFFTRSEHARIQHAIRRYLNERGLQTFPLDHPLVQERIAQLWRNPRAGAAFSERLEGTLREIERAKESLASMSFADGTRFEPSRFRRSEGLSQELGTEFFFLNDAARPTGSFKERGALVEVHRVAQAGALHVVTASHGNHGLAVALAAQKLGLRST